From the Oryzias latipes chromosome 22, ASM223467v1 genome, one window contains:
- the g2e3 gene encoding G2/M phase-specific E3 ubiquitin-protein ligase, whose protein sequence is MRKKTRGPKATTVLQDCCVLCRINDDDPALFGEKVTLEQQKLTVHYLCLLTSCGVYQRGKENEGILGFLVDDIRQEVRRSSHLTCVSCKKKGACVGCNVRSCRQMVHFPCGRNLSFISQFTEPFPSYCKNHAPSQSLSVDPNISLPQSCSVCLDSLDPVLSYSVLKCPSCHASWFHRDCVQRQAFSAGLFFFKCTLCNNKDRFQQEMLRMGIYIPERDASWELESDAYSDLLEVYKHCDSPSCLCEHGRSHSSIRGWFEVVRCCLCGSRGTHRKCSGLTLKTTDWACGDCTQATDGKASLVTSPQVVQRRSLVSKRHRSPIHSPISCKRPTLSDKSGSPEELLQSLGPQLHPGVAQVEVDGDQALSAGLDLVRRADFDATHLLSVKFNNVQQTGPPSIVQDANTARQYFLKLLHQQIQDSVVFEGPCGSKNLALDAQALRDDLYFDVGCLLALCLVYGGPRLGFFSPGLYQCLFNYPPNCPLTVGHMTPGSHFTQQVNRISEAKSLEELRGVLEESWEFLQLAGCSRPVSSLEDNQNLVEDLVSFTMITRMQLPLQRFREGLQTLGVFKQVQLHPSVFYNKFCEAAVPLTAQTLGQLFSVHFSKQEAKLNREMVVVTFWRHFLLECEVGRCSVSLQDVLRFSTGAEELPAAGLLPAPAVSFLHHPESSAPGPKEEEKWSDEGLFPQSRPESRSLHLPITSTYKAFKSCMEQAISHHVHLLPA, encoded by the exons ATGAGGAAGAAGACGAGGGGGCCGAAGGCGACCACTGTCCTGCAGGACT GCTGTGTGCTGTGCAGAATCAACGACGACGACCCAGCCTTGTTCGGGGAAAAGGTCACGCTCGAACAGCAGAAACTAACCGTGCACTACCTCTGCCTG CTGACGTCCTGTGGCGTTTAccagagaggaaaagaaaacgAGGGGATCTTGGGTTTCCTGGTGGACGACATCAGACAGGAGGTGCGCAGGTCTTCCCATCTG ACGTGCGTTTCCTGTAAGAAGAAGGGGGCGTGTGTCGGCTGCAATGTCAGAAGCTGCAGACAGATGGTCCACTTCCCCTGTGGGAGGAACCTCAGCTTCATCTCTCAGTTTACGGAGCCTTTCCC GTCGTACTGCAAGAACCACGCTCCTTCCCAGTCTCTCAGTGTGGATCCAAACATCAGCCTGCCTCAGTCCTGCTCCGTCTGTCTGGACTCCTTAGACCCGGTTCTGTCCTACTCGGTGCTCAAGTGTCCGTCCTGCCACGCCAGCTGGTTCCACAGAGACTGCGTGCAG CGTCAGGCCTTCAGCGCCGGCCTCTTCTTCTTCAAATGCACTCTGTGCAACAACAAGGACCGCTTCCAGCAGGAGATGCTCCGGATGGGGATCTACATCCCAGAGAG GGATGCCTCATGGGAGTTGGAGTCCGATGCGTATTCAGATCTTCTAGAAGTTTACAAGCACTGCGACTCTCCGTCCTGCCTGTGCGAACACGGACGCTCGCACTCTTCCATCCGCGG ctggttCGAGGTTGTCCGCTGTTGCCTGTGCGGATCCAGAGGGACCCACCGGAAGTGTTCTGGACTGACGCTGAAAACCACAGACTGGGCCTGTGGCGACTGCACCCAGGCCACCGACGGGAAAG CCTCTTTGGTGACCTCACCCCAGGTTGTTCAGAGGAGGAGTCTGGTTTCCAAACGCCATCGCTCCCCCATCCACTCCCCCATCAGCTGCAAAAG ACCGACCTTATCTGACAAATCTGGATCGCCGGAGGAGCTTCTTCAGAGTTTAGGCCCTCAGCTTCACCCTGGTGTTGCCCAGGTGGAGGTGGATGGGGACCAGGCTTTGTCTGCTGGGCTGGACCTGGTCAGGAGAGCAGACTTTGACGCTACACACTTACTGTCTGTCAA GTTCAACAATGTGCAGCAGACTGGGCCCCCCAGCATCGTGCAGGACGCAAACACAGCCAGACAGTACTTCCTGAAGCTGCTGCACCAGCAGATCCAGGACTCTGTGGTGTTTGAGGGTCCGTGTGGATCCAAGAACCTGGCTCTGGACGCTCAGG CTCTCCGGGACGATCTGTACTTCGACGTGGGCTGTCTGCTGGCGCTGTGTTTGGTTTACGGCGGTCCTCGTCTTGGTTTCTTTTCCCCCGGCCTTTACCAGTGTCTGTTCAACTACCCGCCAAACTGCCCCCTCACTGTCGGCCACATGACCCCCGGGAGCCACTTCACCCAGCAGGTCAATCGG ATCTCAGAGGCCAAGTCTTTGGAGGAGCTGCGAGGCGTACTGGAGGAGAGCTGGGAGTTTCTGCAGCTGGCCGGCTGCAGCCGACCCGTCAGCAGCCTGGAGGACAACCAGAATCTGGTGGAGGACCTGGTCAGCTTCACCATGATCACCAGGATGCAGCTGCCGCTGCAGAG GTTCCGGGAGGGTCTGCAGACTCTGGGTGTCTTTAAACAG GTCCAGCTCCACCCGTCTGTGTTTTACAACAAATTCTGTGAAGCTGCGGTTCCCCTGACGGCTCAGACGCTCGGCCAGCTCTTCAGCGTCCACTTCTCCAAGCAGGAGGCCAAGCTGAACCGAGAGATGGTCGTGGTCACCTTCTGGAGACACTTCCTGCTGGAGTGTGAAG TTGGAAGGTGCTCCGTTTCGCTGCAGGACGTCCTTCGCTTCTCCACCGGAGCGGAGGAGCTCCCGGCAGCCGGCCTCCTACCCGCTCCTGCCGTTTCCTTCCTTCACCATCCAGAATCTTCTGCGCCAGGACCCAAAGAGGAGGAGAAATGGAGCGATGAAGGCCTGTTCCCCCAGAGCAGGCCCGAGTCCAGAAGCCTccacctgcccatcacctccacCTACAAAGCATTTAAGAGCTGCATGGAGCAGGCCATCAGCCACCACGTTCACCTGCTTCCAGCATAG